The sequence TCACTCACGAGAGGTAGTTGCAGGAGAGAGTCACGTAAAGAAACACATTTAACAACTCTGTTGTCTTTCACTAGATGTTCACcatgtttaaaaaactttttaagatGCAGGAATAAGATTTCACTACTCCTGCTGATTTGCGTTTCTCTAGTACTCTCTCTACGTGCAAAGCATTGCGGACAAAACCATACAGCGAGGATTCAGATGTATTAATCCTTGAGAGTCCCGTGTTAAAGGCGATGTTAAAGAGCAATGATGTTCGTTGTTTCCGCGACATACAAACTtgttaaagaaaaatatgaGTGTGAAAGAAGCTTAATTTCGAATATGGTGAAACTTATCGAATTGTTGCTAGTAAATACTTTCTGCACTCCTGAGCGCTTATTTTCAACAGCCAGAATGCTAAAAGCCTGACGCAGGTCAACCATGACAAAGAAACGTTTTAAGTTTCTGTCTTTGTTGAACATTCACAAAGACTTAACTGATGAACTTGATTTAGCAAGTGTTGGTAATGAATTTGTGTCCTTGCATGATAGTCACTATCCATACTTTGGCACATTTGAAGCTTTTGACTTCAAATAGGATGTCGTTgctttttaaatgtatatagCTATAAAAGTGAAGAATATTGGTAGTTATTTGGAAATTTGAAAACgtggagaaaaaaaatgtagTATTGATTAGTGAAAAAGCATCGCAAATATAGCAATTTAGAGCCGTTTTAAGCCGCCTGaaacgaaattttttttgacgccCAACCATAGTGGGGGCCATTTTTAGTCTGCAGAATCAAGGTAAATGAACTTGACTCTCTATAAACATTACATCACAAACACGTACTGAAAGTTACAAAGTGCTATACAACAttgaaagaaacaaataatataaaaatataggacttgtgaacctggccgtagctttccacatgtgttaagggatcccaacactcagccttacacgggTGATTGACGCTTGAGGCCAGCCCTATGTCGACCAGCCTGAAGTTCAGGGTAAAATGCGTGGGCGTAGATACCCGAAGacccgaaaaaaaaatttcaaaacaccTTGCAAAGCTTCTTATACCAATAACTGTGGGTACATCAGGATAGTTAATCCTGTAGACAAAGTTAGCAAACTTGTCCTCCCAAATGAACTGGGGTTAAAAGTGGGGCCgtcacacccaaagacaagacagATTGTCAAACTCCCTTGCTTAGCTTCTTTTTATTACTCTGTAAGAGAGTGGAGAGTGAGCAAACTGCTGAATTACGTTAGGCTGCCGGTGAAAATAACAGCTGAAGTAATAAAACCGCTAGGAAAAGAAATCCTCCCCTTTTGCAAAGCAAAACTTGCGTTTTTGCAGCTTGAGAAAAAAGAACAGATACACTTTTGAGTTATTTATATCAGACGACTTAACCTTAACTACTGCCTTGTCATCACATTTCAATCACGCATCTACATTTCTATCTTTAATAAATGCCCAATAATGACCTGCTGCTAGTGTGCTTGAATGATTTATAGTTGCCACTAGTTTGTATTTGTTGGTAAAAGATACATCATCTGCAGGATGTAAAGGTACCTCCAATATGTTGCCACAGCGAGAGATACAATTAACAAGTTGGTTGTTTTTTACTGATCTTCCCGCGACACAAGTTAATTTTTTCAGTTGGAGAATCAACAAATCGTTACACTGACTAAAAGCTGTCTCTCTTGCACTATCCTGAAGGGAAGAGCACCGTGGACAAAGCCACATGTCATTGCCAGTGAGCTCTTCGGGTTGGAAAAACAAGTGAAAGGAGTTTGCAACGATACTCGAGGTGGCAAGAGGCACATTAATTATCCTATCCTCCCTACTAGACGAAAAGGGATACGAATTGCATGACATGGTTGTTGTTAAAATATTAGTAATGCAATTGTTGGAATAACCAACGGTCCTGGTAATTCATCCAAGATGTGTAAAAGTCTCTGGAACGTCCTGTTGGGTGTTAATATTAAATGGAGCGTCCCTAATGCTTGACATCTTACACTGCAAATCTCTGAGAAAGTTGGATGGGTCTATAGCAGAGCGTGATTTATACAGCGGAGACAAGTTCAGTAAAACTTACTTGGAGAGAAGAGGAGCATAAGAGAACTAAGATGCACATTGTGACAGAAGTGTAGGAGTTAAAGTTAAAGCTTGCAAAATAGAATTGGCGTAGCACGTTTTACCTGTACTTATAAGACCTGCATGTAAAGTTATTGAAGCAGTCTTGTGGGTAGGCAAATCTGGAAAAGGCTTTTCAGACGGGATGCTCTTACAGTAATTTCGGTTTTGTTTCTGTGGCAAGGTTTTTGTTATTGGCATTTGAGAATCAGGCCCCGCTGGTGTAGACGATATGGAGATAAGTCCATCTTAATTCCATTCACTTGAATTTCTTGCAATCCAAATACAAAAAGAGGATTTTATACATACATCAGCAAGGTTACGCGCAGCTCGgaaagttttgttgttgttcaacCCTAATAGTTTTAAACACAGTGACACTGAACGGG is a genomic window of Hydractinia symbiolongicarpus strain clone_291-10 chromosome 14, HSymV2.1, whole genome shotgun sequence containing:
- the LOC130625138 gene encoding ubiquitin carboxyl-terminal hydrolase 27-like → MSCNSYPFSSSREDRIINVPLATSSIVANSFHLFFQPEELTGNDMWLCPRCSSLQDSARETAFSQCNDLLILQLKKLTCVAGRSVKNNQLVNCISRCGNILEVPLHPADDVSFTNKYKLVATINHSSTLAAGHYWAFIKDRNVDA